One genomic region from Chlamydiales bacterium STE3 encodes:
- a CDS encoding UDP-3-O-[3-hydroxymyristoyl] N-acetylglucosamine deacetylase (Product derived from UniProtKB/Swiss-Prot:Q824Q4;Gene name derived from UniProtKB/Swiss-Prot:Q824Q4;EC number derived from UniProtKB/Swiss-Prot:Q824Q4) — translation MNFSSCTRLKVAQRKQNTLAKEVSFSGIGIHTGKVVKMRFCPAKEGSGIAFKRVDLPSAPIIPATLEYVKDTSRSTTLGMANVMVHTVEHVLAALKAYKIDNLLIEINNVEPPVGNGSADVFVEMIEEAGLLEQQAILPIVKIEQPLYFSKDDIHLVALPADEFKISYTLSYPNVERLKAQFHTHILTAANFKNEIAPCRTFSLYQEVSMLMDRGLIKGGSLDNAVVIKDEAVLSKGGLFFADEMVRHKILDMIGDFSLIGFEFLAHVISIRSGHASNYAFANTLYHYITSECRDGK, via the coding sequence ATGAATTTTTCCTCGTGTACAAGACTGAAAGTGGCTCAAAGGAAACAGAATACTCTGGCTAAGGAAGTTTCTTTTTCTGGAATTGGCATTCATACCGGAAAAGTGGTCAAGATGCGCTTTTGTCCTGCTAAAGAGGGAAGTGGTATTGCTTTTAAAAGAGTAGATCTGCCTTCTGCTCCCATTATTCCCGCAACATTAGAATATGTTAAAGACACTTCGCGTAGCACCACTCTGGGGATGGCCAATGTGATGGTTCATACTGTCGAGCATGTTCTAGCGGCACTTAAAGCATATAAAATTGATAACCTTCTCATTGAAATTAACAATGTTGAGCCTCCTGTCGGGAATGGCAGTGCAGACGTGTTTGTGGAGATGATCGAGGAGGCAGGGTTGCTTGAGCAACAAGCTATTTTGCCTATCGTGAAAATTGAACAGCCTCTCTATTTTTCAAAAGACGATATCCACCTGGTAGCATTGCCTGCAGATGAGTTTAAAATCAGTTATACTTTAAGTTATCCAAATGTTGAAAGGTTAAAGGCTCAATTTCATACGCATATTTTAACAGCAGCTAATTTTAAAAATGAAATTGCTCCTTGCCGGACATTTTCTCTTTATCAAGAAGTCTCCATGCTAATGGATAGAGGACTTATTAAGGGAGGAAGCCTTGATAACGCTGTGGTTATTAAGGATGAGGCAGTCCTAAGTAAGGGAGGGCTATTCTTTGCGGATGAAATGGTGCGCCACAAGATCTTAGATATGATTGGAGATTTTTCTTTAATTGGTTTTGAGTTTTTAGCTCATGTCATTTCGATAAGATCAGGTCACGCTTCGA
- a CDS encoding Apolipoprotein N-acyltransferase (Product derived from UniProtKB/Swiss-Prot:Q9Z7Q1;Gene name derived from UniProtKB/Swiss-Prot:Q9Z7Q1;EC number derived from UniProtKB/Swiss-Prot:Q9Z7Q1) has translation MPEAPSFALEILPFQKKLLLFFLSVLLVSLGQPAWISSFGLLASCVGFALFWRAIIDLPSHFGRFIIATAWFALVQLVQLSWLISHPFWYIYSLYLFLSIAMGIQFALVSLLVTPKRVKSVFQLMAIAGCWVLMEWSRLFVLSGFSFNPVGLALTDNLYSLQSASLFGIYGLSFWVIFVNLLALRAWLYRFSFRPAIFWGIALLAPYLYGWTHYTYHERNSVTLSRNPPSTFRALLVQTAFPIEENLQFATVNDAIAYTQGEWIKILETVEPKRGPVYDMIVLPEYVVPYGTYLPIYPYEEVKEIFAEVFGDSSLQFLPALAEPLAYHDKRQWLVTNAFWSQAIANIFQADLVVGLQDDQWVSNSDKESYSSAFYFWPNGNQGLRYEKRILVPMGEYIPFAFCRELAKCYGICGSFTCGKVAKVFPGGKLPFGLSICYEETYGDLMRENRQKGAEMLINLTSDVWYPGSKLPKQHFDHARLRTVECGIPLLRSCNTGITGALDSLGRVVAILGDGTACSEWIRDALAVEVSTYHYPTLYSRFGDSLIIGFSLFSLLFFFLKRPYS, from the coding sequence ATGCCTGAAGCCCCATCATTTGCTCTAGAAATTCTTCCTTTTCAAAAAAAACTTTTACTATTCTTTCTTTCAGTTCTATTGGTGTCTTTAGGACAGCCAGCATGGATATCCTCTTTTGGTCTCCTTGCTTCATGTGTTGGTTTTGCGCTTTTTTGGAGAGCAATTATTGATCTGCCCTCTCACTTTGGCCGTTTTATAATAGCAACTGCCTGGTTTGCCCTTGTACAGCTTGTGCAACTTTCTTGGCTGATTTCTCACCCCTTTTGGTACATTTATTCTCTTTACCTATTTTTAAGCATAGCCATGGGGATTCAATTTGCCTTGGTTAGTTTGTTAGTTACTCCTAAACGTGTCAAATCTGTTTTTCAGCTAATGGCGATTGCTGGCTGTTGGGTTCTAATGGAATGGTCGAGGTTATTTGTTCTATCGGGATTTTCTTTTAATCCTGTTGGTTTAGCGTTAACAGATAATCTCTATTCTTTGCAAAGTGCCTCCCTATTTGGGATCTATGGTTTATCTTTTTGGGTAATTTTTGTGAACCTTCTAGCCTTGAGAGCTTGGCTCTACAGATTCTCCTTTAGACCCGCGATTTTTTGGGGGATTGCATTGTTAGCCCCCTATCTCTATGGCTGGACTCATTACACCTACCATGAAAGAAATTCCGTAACTTTGTCTCGGAATCCTCCCTCCACGTTTCGTGCTTTGTTAGTTCAAACAGCCTTTCCTATTGAGGAAAATTTGCAATTCGCTACTGTAAATGATGCCATTGCCTATACTCAAGGAGAGTGGATTAAAATTTTAGAGACTGTGGAGCCAAAAAGAGGGCCGGTATACGACATGATCGTTTTGCCGGAATATGTTGTTCCTTACGGAACATACCTCCCTATTTATCCTTATGAAGAAGTGAAGGAAATTTTCGCTGAAGTTTTTGGAGACTCCTCTCTCCAATTTCTCCCTGCCCTTGCTGAACCCCTTGCTTACCATGATAAGAGGCAATGGTTGGTTACAAATGCTTTTTGGTCTCAAGCCATAGCTAATATTTTTCAGGCTGATCTAGTCGTGGGTTTGCAAGATGATCAATGGGTTTCAAATAGCGACAAGGAAAGCTATAGCTCGGCATTTTATTTTTGGCCCAATGGCAATCAAGGGTTGCGCTACGAAAAAAGAATTCTTGTGCCAATGGGAGAATATATTCCATTTGCATTTTGCAGAGAGCTCGCTAAATGTTATGGAATTTGTGGATCATTTACCTGTGGAAAAGTAGCTAAAGTATTTCCCGGTGGAAAACTACCTTTTGGTTTATCTATTTGCTATGAAGAGACTTATGGGGATTTGATGCGAGAAAATCGGCAAAAAGGCGCGGAAATGCTCATTAATCTTACGAGCGATGTATGGTACCCAGGTTCAAAATTACCAAAACAGCATTTTGACCATGCTCGTTTGAGAACCGTGGAGTGTGGAATCCCTCTTTTGCGTTCCTGCAATACTGGGATCACAGGAGCCCTTGATAGCTTGGGACGTGTTGTTGCGATTTTAGGAGATGGTACAGCGTGTTCCGAGTGGATTAGAGATGCGCTAGCGGTAGAGGTTTCGACTTATCATTATCCGACTCTCTATTCCCGATTTGGCGATAGCTTGATCATCGGTTTTTCGCTGTTTTCGCTTTTATTCTTTTTCCTTAAGAGGCCTTATTCATGA
- a CDS encoding Ribosomal RNA small subunit methyltransferase B (Product derived from UniProtKB/Swiss-Prot:P72943;Gene name derived from UniProtKB/Swiss-Prot:P72943;EC number derived from UniProtKB/Swiss-Prot:P72943), giving the protein MNVISPMKIPFREYHIVELLKAFERKSLPLDLFLSDYFREHKSIGSKDRQFIADTVYGLVRWKNLLGYLTQSSEWVKWLECYLNERFCQAIEDTSIPLHIRHGFPQELFDLLVNSHGESATCQICIDSNQAAPTHIRINPLKISRDALLEKWQHLYEVAPTAYSPYGITFLKKINFYALDEFKAGLFEVQDENSQRLGELIDVKPGDLVLDFCSGSGGKTLAFAHKLEGKGQIYLHDIRPFILQMAKKRLKRAGIQNAQTILAEDPKLQKIKKKMNRVLVDAPCSGTGTLRRNPDMKWRFSETILKNLIGEQRNIFEKALSYLAPDGKIIYATCSILDEENEKQVEHFIKTYQLELVQPYFKTLPKPNEGDGFFGAVLKKTKLNK; this is encoded by the coding sequence TTGAATGTGATCTCCCCTATGAAAATACCCTTTAGAGAATACCACATTGTGGAGCTGCTAAAAGCATTTGAACGCAAATCGCTCCCCCTTGATTTATTCTTAAGCGACTATTTCCGCGAGCATAAATCTATAGGGTCTAAGGATCGACAATTTATTGCCGACACTGTCTACGGCCTAGTCAGGTGGAAAAACCTTCTTGGATACCTCACACAGTCATCTGAATGGGTAAAATGGCTGGAATGTTATCTTAATGAGCGATTTTGCCAAGCAATTGAGGACACCTCGATTCCTCTGCACATTCGACATGGCTTTCCGCAAGAATTGTTTGACTTGCTTGTTAATAGTCACGGGGAATCAGCAACCTGTCAGATATGCATTGACAGCAACCAGGCCGCACCAACGCATATCCGTATCAATCCTTTAAAAATCTCTCGTGATGCCCTCTTAGAAAAATGGCAACATCTCTACGAAGTGGCTCCAACCGCATACTCTCCCTATGGAATAACCTTTCTGAAAAAAATTAATTTTTACGCGCTTGATGAGTTTAAAGCAGGATTGTTCGAAGTGCAGGATGAAAACAGCCAGCGGCTCGGAGAGCTAATTGACGTCAAACCCGGGGATTTAGTTTTAGATTTTTGCAGTGGCTCTGGAGGAAAAACTTTAGCATTTGCTCACAAACTAGAAGGAAAAGGGCAAATTTATTTACATGACATTCGTCCCTTCATCTTACAAATGGCAAAAAAAAGGCTCAAGCGGGCAGGTATTCAAAATGCGCAGACAATTCTCGCTGAAGATCCTAAGCTACAAAAAATCAAGAAAAAGATGAACAGGGTCTTAGTCGATGCTCCATGCAGTGGGACAGGAACTCTGCGTAGAAACCCCGATATGAAGTGGCGTTTTTCAGAAACTATACTTAAAAATCTAATCGGTGAACAACGCAATATTTTTGAAAAAGCTTTAAGCTATCTTGCCCCTGATGGCAAAATCATTTATGCTACATGCAGCATTTTAGACGAAGAAAATGAAAAACAAGTAGAACATTTTATAAAAACCTACCAGTTGGAATTAGTCCAACCTTATTTTAAAACCCTCCCAAAACCTAACGAGGGAGATGGTTTTTTTGGTGCAGTTTTAAAAAAAACAAAATTAAATAAATAA
- a CDS encoding Uncharacterized protein (Product derived from UniProtKB/Trembl:F8L1M6) yields the protein MKKFHPLLILSLLLISFSVSADLFFGREEEPEIVVNNRILLRIHDKAISVIDVMKRMDVHFLKEYPELTSVAAARYQFYQSSWKPVLEELINKELVLADAEENKVSVSSGDIRQEMEQYFGPNIIENLDKIGLSFDEAYKMLEGELIVRRMIAIRVHNKVQGNLTPQAIKKAYDEFAKNNIRKETFRYRVISIKHPDPTVGKATAQSAYELLTSINTPKLEELIEKMRVANQDDKVTITLSNEYTHTESDLADAIKSQLLTLHPKTCSQPFAHKSRTDHSIMYRIVYLEDKTPGGPIPFNEVEMKIRDQLLEQGMAEGSDAYLKKLKKHFDVPETIVNDCTASGFQPFSLKKS from the coding sequence ATGAAGAAATTTCACCCTCTTTTAATTCTCTCTTTATTATTAATAAGCTTCTCCGTCTCAGCTGATTTATTTTTTGGCAGGGAAGAAGAACCTGAGATTGTCGTCAATAACCGCATCTTGTTGCGCATTCATGATAAAGCCATTTCCGTCATAGACGTTATGAAAAGAATGGATGTACACTTCCTCAAAGAATACCCAGAACTCACCTCTGTTGCTGCAGCCCGTTATCAATTTTATCAAAGCAGCTGGAAACCTGTTCTTGAAGAGCTCATCAACAAAGAGCTCGTGCTTGCAGATGCCGAAGAAAATAAAGTTAGCGTCTCTAGTGGAGATATCCGGCAAGAAATGGAGCAGTACTTTGGCCCAAATATTATCGAGAATTTAGATAAAATTGGCCTCTCTTTCGACGAAGCTTACAAAATGCTTGAAGGAGAACTTATTGTGAGACGGATGATAGCGATCAGGGTTCATAATAAAGTTCAGGGCAATCTAACACCTCAGGCTATTAAAAAAGCCTATGATGAATTTGCCAAAAATAACATTCGCAAAGAAACTTTTCGCTACCGAGTTATTTCCATTAAACATCCTGACCCTACTGTTGGCAAAGCAACAGCCCAATCAGCCTATGAACTCTTAACAAGTATAAACACCCCAAAGCTTGAGGAGCTCATCGAAAAAATGCGCGTTGCAAATCAAGATGATAAAGTCACCATTACCCTATCTAATGAATACACCCACACTGAAAGCGATCTCGCCGATGCCATCAAATCTCAACTTCTTACTTTGCATCCCAAAACATGCAGCCAACCGTTCGCTCATAAGAGTCGAACAGACCATTCTATAATGTATAGAATTGTCTATTTAGAAGATAAAACACCAGGTGGGCCCATTCCTTTTAATGAAGTGGAAATGAAAATTCGAGACCAACTCCTCGAACAAGGTATGGCCGAAGGTTCAGATGCCTATCTGAAAAAACTAAAAAAGCACTTTGATGTTCCAGAGACGATTGTGAACGATTGTACCGCCTCAGGCTTTCAGCCTTTTTCTCTTAAAAAGAGCTAA
- a CDS encoding Ribosomal RNA small subunit methyltransferase A (Product derived from UniProtKB/Swiss-Prot:Q6ME80;Gene name derived from UniProtKB/Swiss-Prot:Q6ME80;EC number derived from UniProtKB/Swiss-Prot:Q6ME80) has protein sequence MPIYQPKELHAFLNAIDAFPKKRLSQNFLVDGNIVRKILVEAQVSKDDTVLEIGPGPGALTEALIETGARVIAVEKDSLFARHLARFQPSSDEQLHVICNDILQVDLPSLDRKIKIIGNLPYHITTPILSKFLSKDGSRIESLTFMVQDEVAKRVVARPKTEDYSSLTVFLNFYAEVKYAFKVSKSCFYPIPGVDSAIISLKPKPIPSHIAVDAFFEMTRRAFQMRRKTLKKSLRELYSEEVLLTALEATGLTLFTRPEELSVEQFLLFFHHLQKNYCL, from the coding sequence ATGCCTATTTACCAACCTAAAGAGCTTCACGCATTTCTTAATGCCATTGATGCCTTCCCTAAAAAACGACTATCTCAAAATTTTCTGGTCGATGGTAACATTGTGCGTAAAATTCTTGTCGAGGCTCAAGTTTCAAAGGATGACACTGTGTTAGAAATTGGCCCCGGTCCGGGCGCATTGACTGAAGCGCTAATTGAAACTGGGGCAAGGGTTATTGCTGTTGAGAAAGATTCGCTATTTGCAAGGCACCTTGCAAGATTTCAACCCTCATCAGATGAGCAACTTCATGTGATTTGTAACGACATTCTGCAGGTAGATCTGCCTTCCCTTGACCGAAAAATCAAAATTATCGGCAACCTTCCCTACCACATCACAACTCCGATTCTTTCTAAATTTCTCTCAAAAGATGGATCAAGGATAGAATCTTTAACTTTCATGGTTCAAGACGAAGTCGCAAAAAGGGTCGTGGCGCGGCCTAAAACTGAAGATTATAGCTCCCTTACAGTTTTTCTTAATTTTTATGCTGAAGTAAAGTATGCCTTTAAGGTCAGTAAAAGCTGTTTTTACCCTATTCCTGGAGTAGACTCTGCCATCATCTCTTTAAAGCCGAAGCCAATACCAAGCCATATTGCGGTGGACGCTTTTTTTGAAATGACGCGAAGAGCCTTTCAAATGCGCAGAAAAACCCTTAAGAAATCTTTAAGAGAACTCTATTCTGAAGAGGTACTTTTGACAGCGTTAGAGGCTACGGGTCTCACACTATTTACCCGGCCGGAAGAACTCAGTGTGGAACAGTTTTTGCTATTTTTCCATCACTTGCAGAAAAACTATTGTCTTTGA
- a CDS encoding D-alanyl-D-alanine carboxypeptidase DacF (Product derived from UniProtKB/Swiss-Prot:P38422;Gene name derived from UniProtKB/Swiss-Prot:P38422;EC number derived from UniProtKB/Swiss-Prot:P38422), with amino-acid sequence MKRKASAVGKQGLFFFFLVILCKASLFSESLVVPVKAQAAILINADTQAILFEKNAFTKHYPASITKIATAAYALHLKPDHLNNLISAEQESIASITEEAKRKANFTHPAYWIEIGSSHIGIKRGEELSFKDLLHGMLIATANDASNVIAQFAAGSIPKFVEGLNQYIQQLGCKDTKFCNPHGLHHPQHQTTAYDMALVTVEALKNPIIREIVHTVRYTRPKTNKQGPTVMMQTNRLLRSGDFYYSKAIGVKTGKTSQANNTFVAAAQDGERTLIAVLLNVKERDDIFKDAIRLFDTAFNQPKMERMLVKAGKQKYSLQLDGADKPIKTYTKESASLTYYPAEEPKIKAYLKWEKRSLPVVKGEKVGELVLSNGDKNPYKVLPLYAEETVTAGFMFSIKKYFSEKQGFAFLQLLGIGCAILMTFLIIKKFVGVSRRP; translated from the coding sequence ATGAAGAGAAAGGCAAGTGCGGTTGGAAAGCAAGGTTTATTTTTTTTCTTCCTAGTCATTCTTTGCAAAGCCTCCTTATTTTCTGAATCGCTAGTGGTTCCAGTAAAAGCTCAAGCTGCGATTCTAATTAACGCAGACACTCAAGCTATCCTTTTTGAAAAAAATGCTTTTACTAAACACTATCCTGCAAGTATTACAAAAATTGCTACTGCAGCCTACGCTTTGCATCTCAAGCCCGACCATCTCAATAATCTGATTAGTGCCGAGCAAGAAAGCATTGCTTCGATTACTGAGGAGGCTAAAAGGAAGGCAAACTTTACGCACCCAGCCTACTGGATAGAAATTGGTAGCTCTCACATTGGTATCAAAAGAGGTGAGGAGCTCTCTTTTAAAGATCTTTTACACGGCATGCTCATTGCCACGGCTAATGATGCTTCAAACGTAATTGCCCAGTTTGCTGCAGGTTCTATCCCAAAATTTGTTGAAGGGTTAAATCAGTATATCCAACAACTGGGTTGTAAAGACACCAAATTTTGTAATCCTCATGGCTTACATCACCCCCAACACCAAACAACCGCCTATGATATGGCTCTTGTTACAGTAGAGGCCTTGAAAAATCCTATCATTAGGGAAATTGTTCACACGGTAAGGTACACTAGGCCTAAAACGAATAAGCAAGGGCCAACAGTGATGATGCAGACTAATCGTCTGCTGAGAAGTGGTGATTTCTACTATTCCAAGGCAATTGGAGTTAAGACAGGAAAGACATCACAAGCAAATAACACCTTTGTCGCTGCAGCGCAAGATGGAGAGCGCACTTTAATTGCTGTATTGCTTAACGTTAAAGAAAGGGATGACATCTTTAAAGATGCGATTAGACTCTTCGATACAGCTTTTAATCAGCCAAAGATGGAGAGAATGCTTGTTAAAGCGGGCAAGCAGAAATACTCTTTGCAGCTTGATGGAGCGGACAAGCCAATAAAAACCTATACTAAGGAAAGTGCTTCCCTAACCTATTACCCCGCTGAAGAGCCTAAGATAAAAGCTTATCTTAAATGGGAAAAACGCTCGCTACCAGTCGTAAAAGGGGAAAAAGTGGGTGAGCTTGTTCTCTCTAACGGTGATAAAAATCCTTATAAGGTGCTTCCATTGTATGCGGAGGAGACGGTTACAGCGGGCTTCATGTTTTCAATAAAAAAATATTTTTCAGAAAAACAAGGGTTTGCTTTTTTGCAGTTACTGGGGATAGGATGCGCCATCTTAATGACGTTCCTCATCATAAAAAAATTTGTTGGAGTTTCAAGAAGACCTTAA
- a CDS encoding Uncharacterized protein (Product derived from UniProtKB/Trembl:F8L1N0) produces the protein MYNASDLEQHFNKFTKNLTQWLPEGILEIDIITLHQLGLLSYYKGHDSTLTRYFHVVESPDKITLINGQFIVWIIPKNHGTTSRTCVLIALNDRGIPKMELAFEAKDVYNTSSLVLRLLEKILFEIQENEESLKAYREIS, from the coding sequence ATGTATAATGCTTCAGATTTAGAACAGCATTTCAATAAATTCACTAAAAACCTCACTCAATGGCTGCCTGAAGGGATATTGGAGATAGACATTATAACTCTTCATCAACTCGGTCTTTTAAGCTACTATAAAGGGCATGATTCTACCTTAACTCGTTATTTTCATGTAGTTGAATCCCCAGATAAAATCACTTTGATCAATGGACAATTTATCGTCTGGATTATTCCTAAAAATCACGGCACCACATCACGAACTTGCGTCCTCATCGCCCTAAATGATCGAGGGATCCCAAAAATGGAGCTTGCTTTTGAGGCAAAGGACGTTTATAACACATCCTCACTTGTCTTAAGACTGCTAGAAAAAATTTTATTTGAAATTCAAGAAAACGAAGAGTCTTTAAAAGCCTACAGGGAAATTTCTTAA
- a CDS encoding Uncharacterized protein (Product derived from UniProtKB/Trembl:F8L1N1) — MMKSFPAELDSLYEMLEFIRAQAQIAGFNSCYLNKIELATEEVLVNIINYGYPAGKGNILISCSFNQNLGIEIKIQDEGIPYNPLKVSKNCDCKAPLDERTVGGYGIFFVLNLMDEVHYARERNLNILTLKKFH, encoded by the coding sequence ATGATGAAATCATTTCCCGCTGAGCTCGACAGTCTCTATGAAATGTTGGAATTTATTCGCGCTCAAGCACAGATAGCAGGTTTTAATTCCTGCTATTTAAATAAAATTGAGTTGGCCACAGAGGAAGTTTTAGTCAATATCATTAATTATGGATATCCTGCAGGAAAGGGGAATATTCTCATCTCATGTTCTTTTAACCAAAATTTAGGTATAGAGATAAAAATCCAGGATGAAGGGATTCCCTATAATCCCCTTAAAGTGAGCAAAAATTGTGATTGTAAAGCTCCTTTGGATGAAAGAACGGTTGGTGGCTATGGAATTTTTTTTGTCCTCAATCTTATGGATGAAGTCCATTATGCTAGAGAGAGAAACCTCAACATCCTTACATTAAAGAAATTTCATTAA
- a CDS encoding hypothetical protein (Product derived from UniProtKB/Trembl:Q6ME84), with protein sequence MTFLKWRFIGKIIVFLCLVSLLPGCGYRLGLGNSILRGKTLSIPYIEGDLDGSLTEAVINAVSSCLDVAYTNGNGEIILKIAIIDGYEKHIGFRYDRKRSGKIKKSIIPIETRATLIACLELFDFNGCKLMGPVNIKASVDFDHDYYSSHNGVNLFSLGQLSDIDSAEDAVRKPLHRALAEKIADFLNNAW encoded by the coding sequence ATGACTTTTTTAAAATGGCGCTTTATAGGAAAAATAATTGTTTTCCTTTGTCTTGTGTCTCTGTTACCCGGATGCGGATATAGGCTAGGTTTAGGCAATTCCATTCTAAGAGGTAAAACCCTCTCTATCCCCTATATTGAAGGCGATCTTGATGGAAGCCTCACAGAGGCTGTGATTAATGCTGTAAGTAGCTGTCTAGACGTGGCCTACACTAATGGAAACGGAGAAATTATCTTAAAAATTGCGATAATCGATGGCTATGAGAAACATATAGGATTCCGTTACGACAGGAAGCGCAGCGGTAAAATTAAAAAATCCATTATTCCTATTGAAACAAGAGCCACCCTTATCGCTTGCTTAGAACTTTTTGATTTCAATGGCTGCAAATTAATGGGTCCTGTCAATATTAAGGCGAGTGTGGATTTTGATCATGATTACTATTCTAGCCATAATGGTGTAAATCTTTTTTCTCTAGGGCAATTAAGCGATATAGATTCTGCCGAAGATGCTGTTCGAAAACCCTTGCATAGAGCTCTTGCAGAAAAAATTGCTGATTTTCTTAATAATGCTTGGTAA
- a CDS encoding Uncharacterized protein (Product derived from UniProtKB/Trembl:D6YS26), giving the protein MKKIITFVLLIALNAGLLEGASDFSHKTLKKEKEASALSVESHFNQGMDCLERSDYAAAARQFQEVVCHFPGFTRFAESFYYLGMSYYHLGEYDFANEAFSNYLKNTNQPKYFEETLGFKYAIAEKFRHGAKRRVFGAKQLPKWASGNDLALEIYDEVIYSLPSHEYAALSLFAKATMLLQDQEWRESVEAYQTLIRRFPKHELTPEAYLGINRVYLEQCQREFQNPDLIALAQINLKRFSKDFPRDERVQQAERDLQAIKEVYAKGLYETGQYYERTSKPKASIIYYRSAISQFPETKIAEFCRARIEKLESSSNRKFCKPCIS; this is encoded by the coding sequence ATGAAAAAAATAATCACGTTTGTGTTGTTGATTGCATTAAATGCAGGTCTTCTTGAGGGGGCTTCAGATTTTTCCCACAAGACTTTGAAAAAGGAAAAAGAGGCCTCAGCCCTTTCTGTTGAATCCCATTTTAATCAGGGGATGGATTGTTTAGAGCGCTCAGATTATGCAGCTGCAGCGCGACAATTTCAGGAAGTCGTTTGTCATTTTCCAGGATTTACTAGATTCGCTGAAAGCTTTTATTACTTAGGTATGTCTTATTACCATCTTGGTGAGTATGATTTTGCAAATGAAGCTTTTTCTAACTATTTGAAAAATACTAATCAACCTAAGTACTTTGAAGAAACTTTAGGGTTTAAATATGCCATTGCCGAAAAATTTAGACATGGAGCGAAAAGACGCGTTTTTGGCGCTAAACAACTCCCTAAATGGGCAAGCGGAAATGATCTGGCATTAGAGATTTATGATGAGGTGATTTATTCTCTACCTAGTCATGAGTATGCAGCCTTAAGCCTTTTTGCAAAAGCTACCATGCTTCTTCAAGATCAGGAATGGAGAGAGTCTGTGGAAGCTTATCAAACGCTTATAAGACGTTTCCCAAAACATGAACTTACTCCTGAAGCTTACCTTGGTATCAACCGTGTTTACCTAGAACAATGTCAGCGCGAGTTTCAGAATCCAGACCTTATCGCTCTAGCTCAAATCAATCTTAAAAGATTTAGCAAAGATTTTCCGCGAGATGAAAGAGTGCAGCAAGCTGAAAGGGATTTGCAGGCGATTAAAGAGGTTTATGCAAAAGGTCTTTATGAGACTGGCCAGTACTATGAACGTACAAGTAAACCAAAGGCGTCTATCATCTATTACCGCAGTGCGATCAGCCAATTCCCTGAAACAAAAATCGCAGAGTTTTGTCGTGCAAGAATAGAAAAACTAGAGTCATCCTCAAACCGAAAGTTTTGCAAACCGTGCATCTCCTGA